The genome window GCTCAGTTCCGGGCGTCGCCGAAGGCGCGTCAGCGATACTGGGCTCGCAGCTTCATGGGCTGGCCCCGTTTCCACATCGCTCGTCCGACCCTCGCCCACCGCGCCCTCGCCTGGCTCGCCACCGAGGGGCGAGTAGCTCCCTTGGTCACGCAAAACGTCGATCGTCTTCATTCTCGGGCTGGTGCTGAGCGCGTAGTCGACCTGCACGGGCGGCTTGACCGCGTGCGATGCCTCGATTGCGGCTTCGAAACGCATCGGGCTTCGTTGCAACGTAAGCTAGAGGCCCTGAACGCGACTTGGTCCGATGAGGATGCTCTGAGCGGCGCCGGCGCCGCCGAGCGTCCCGACGGAGATCGTGACGTGAGCCAGGGCGCCGTCGATCGATTCCGCTACCTCGACTGCAGCCGCTGCGGCGGGGTGCTCAAGCCTGATGTGGTGTTCTTCGGGGAAAACGTGCCCGCCGAACGGTTGGAGACGGCTCGCGAGCGTCTGGCGAATGCGGGCGGGCTCCTCGTGGTGGGGTCATCGCTGATGGTATTGTCCGGATATCGCTTCGTTCGCGAAGCCCTCGCTGCGAACAAGCCCGTGCTGGTCCTCACCCAGGGCCGCACCCGGGCCGACGACGACGCGATCGTCAAACTCGACCACGAGTGTGGTGCGTTGCTCGGGGCTCTGGTAGGCGAGCTCGGTGG of Pseudomonadota bacterium contains these proteins:
- a CDS encoding NAD-dependent protein deacetylase, with the translated sequence MVLTGAGCSTKAGISAYRNRLGDWAHPQPIQFAQFRASPKARQRYWARSFMGWPRFHIARPTLAHRALAWLATEGRVAPLVTQNVDRLHSRAGAERVVDLHGRLDRVRCLDCGFETHRASLQRKLEALNATWSDEDALSGAGAAERPDGDRDVSQGAVDRFRYLDCSRCGGVLKPDVVFFGENVPAERLETARERLANAGGLLVVGSSLMVLSGYRFVREALAANKPVLVLTQGRTRADDDAIVKLDHECGALLGALVGELGGGPLASTDP